A genomic region of Roseateles amylovorans contains the following coding sequences:
- a CDS encoding putative bifunctional diguanylate cyclase/phosphodiesterase: protein MSDRQQTPHPDVVPDVADDDLLHFLEDPDPAAAAASADLHRPWRVLIVDDDTDVHRATELAMQGLLVEGQPLLFLHAKSAAEARRQLAEQSDIAVVLLDVVMESEDAGLQLVRHIRDELQQRAVRIVLRTGQPGYAPEIETVQAYDINDYKTKSELTRTRLYTVLTAAIRSYRQIRALEANRQGLQMIVEASTELGRQHGLNRFAEGVLRQLCTLLGTLPEGLVCVQGPRDTSGQSRIVAAAGQYSSLLNQTLGAVPVPPVRDLLARCLLRRETQYEDGRTVLFFGLPSGRAMAALVEAQRGLDELDHQLLRAFCSNISVGLENVFLYSQLSDQAYNDPLLPLPNRTRFIELLEQNLKSPDGITLALIDLDDFADVNDAFGHRFGDQVLQAVAQRLAQQLGFNTAMARISSNAFGLLGPDELVNGERIAQLFTDPFTVDGERLQLSATTGLVRLAQSRMLGSELLLDAQIALKRAKSQHRGASQYFSSEMGIDARERFKLLKGLRASFEERRLFVVYQPQVDLITERVIGAEALLRWRTSEGNFVPPDQFIPLAEQSGLIVPIGEFVLRTACYQIRQLRDSGFADFRIAVNISLAQFRQPAFIDTLRQALADAEVPGDLLELEITESMAMEEVSAVLRVLEEIRSTGATVAIDDFGTGFSSLSQLRRLDVERLKIDRVFVSEAQSSAAGATIAQLVVNLGRSLGMRVVAEGIETEEQRQHLLALGCHEGQGWLFARPMPAEDLERWLRMPHAWQHGQAERLPGPDTGATAPATASMPETAGNAVPATQVPAAVTAAAGAIAGAPCASSTEVDTAPQAKAISAE from the coding sequence ATGTCCGATCGCCAGCAAACGCCGCATCCCGACGTCGTCCCCGACGTCGCGGACGACGACTTGCTGCACTTCCTCGAGGATCCCGATCCGGCGGCGGCAGCCGCTTCGGCGGACCTGCACCGCCCGTGGCGGGTGCTGATCGTCGACGACGACACCGACGTCCACCGCGCCACCGAACTCGCGATGCAAGGCCTGCTGGTAGAGGGGCAGCCACTGCTCTTCCTGCATGCCAAGTCGGCGGCCGAGGCCCGTCGCCAACTGGCAGAGCAATCCGACATCGCCGTCGTCCTGCTGGATGTGGTGATGGAATCCGAAGATGCCGGCCTGCAACTGGTGCGGCACATCCGCGACGAACTGCAGCAACGCGCCGTGCGCATCGTGCTGCGGACCGGACAGCCCGGCTATGCGCCGGAGATCGAGACGGTCCAGGCCTACGACATCAACGACTACAAGACCAAGTCGGAACTCACCCGCACCCGGCTCTATACGGTGCTGACCGCCGCGATCCGCTCCTATCGGCAGATCCGCGCGCTGGAGGCCAACCGCCAGGGCTTGCAGATGATCGTCGAGGCCAGCACCGAGCTGGGTCGTCAGCACGGACTGAACCGCTTCGCCGAAGGCGTGCTTCGACAGCTGTGTACGCTGCTGGGCACCTTGCCAGAAGGTCTGGTCTGCGTGCAGGGACCGAGAGACACCAGCGGCCAGTCGCGCATCGTTGCGGCGGCCGGGCAGTACAGCTCATTGCTCAACCAGACGCTCGGGGCCGTACCGGTCCCGCCGGTGCGTGACCTGCTGGCCCGCTGCCTGCTGCGCCGGGAAACCCAATATGAAGACGGCCGCACGGTGCTGTTCTTCGGCCTGCCCAGCGGACGGGCGATGGCCGCGCTGGTGGAAGCCCAGCGCGGGCTGGACGAGCTGGACCACCAACTGCTGCGGGCCTTCTGCTCCAACATCTCGGTGGGTCTGGAAAACGTCTTCCTCTACAGCCAGCTCAGCGACCAGGCCTACAACGACCCGCTGCTGCCGCTGCCCAACCGCACCCGCTTCATCGAGCTGCTCGAACAGAACCTCAAGTCGCCTGACGGCATCACCCTGGCGCTGATCGACCTGGACGACTTTGCCGATGTGAACGATGCCTTCGGTCACCGCTTCGGCGATCAGGTGCTGCAGGCGGTCGCCCAGCGACTGGCGCAGCAACTGGGCTTCAACACGGCGATGGCGCGGATCTCGTCCAATGCCTTCGGCCTGCTGGGACCGGATGAACTGGTCAACGGCGAACGCATTGCGCAGCTGTTCACCGATCCCTTCACCGTCGACGGCGAACGGCTGCAGCTCTCGGCCACCACCGGCCTGGTGCGATTGGCTCAGTCCCGCATGCTCGGCTCGGAACTGTTGCTTGATGCGCAGATCGCGCTCAAGCGGGCCAAGTCGCAGCACCGCGGTGCGTCGCAGTATTTCTCTTCCGAAATGGGCATCGACGCCCGGGAGCGCTTCAAGCTGCTCAAGGGGCTGCGCGCCAGCTTTGAAGAGCGTCGTCTGTTCGTCGTCTATCAACCGCAGGTGGACCTGATCACCGAACGGGTGATCGGGGCGGAAGCCTTGCTGCGCTGGCGCACCTCCGAAGGCAATTTCGTCCCGCCCGACCAGTTCATCCCGCTGGCCGAGCAATCCGGGCTGATCGTGCCGATCGGCGAATTCGTGCTGCGGACCGCCTGCTACCAGATCCGTCAGCTGCGCGACAGCGGCTTCGCCGACTTCCGCATCGCGGTGAACATTTCGCTGGCGCAATTTCGCCAACCCGCATTCATCGACACGCTGCGTCAGGCCCTGGCCGATGCCGAAGTGCCCGGCGACCTGTTGGAGCTGGAGATCACCGAATCGATGGCGATGGAAGAGGTCTCGGCGGTCCTGCGCGTGCTGGAGGAAATCCGCAGCACCGGGGCGACGGTCGCGATCGATGACTTCGGCACCGGGTTCTCATCGCTGAGCCAGTTGCGTCGTCTGGACGTGGAGCGGCTCAAGATCGACCGCGTCTTTGTGAGCGAGGCCCAAAGTTCAGCGGCCGGCGCCACCATCGCCCAGCTGGTGGTGAACCTGGGCCGCAGCCTGGGCATGCGGGTGGTCGCCGAAGGCATTGAAACGGAAGAGCAGCGGCAGCATTTGCTGGCGCTGGGCTGCCATGAGGGACAGGGCTGGCTGTTCGCCCGCCCGATGCCCGCGGAAGACCTGGAACGATGGCTGCGCATGCCCCATGCGTGGCAGCACGGACAGGCCGAGCGCCTGCCCGGGCCGGACACCGGCGCGACCGCACCGGCGACGGCGTCCATGCCGGAGACGGCCGGCAACGCGGTGCCTGCCACCCAAGTGCCGGCAGCGGTCACCGCGGCCGCCGGCGCGATCGCCGGGGCGCCATGCGCATCGTCCACGGAGGTGGATACGGCGCCTCAGGCCAAGGCCATCAGCGCCGAGTGA
- a CDS encoding DUF883 family protein, with the protein MAKTPSDRLLADLHQVVTDAESLLRATADQTSAGASELRARVQSTLDRAKHSLGEFQSAAVERAKAASKATDEYVHDNPWQSIGVAAGVGLLLGLLISGGRR; encoded by the coding sequence ATGGCCAAGACCCCTTCCGACCGCTTGCTGGCTGACCTGCATCAGGTCGTGACCGATGCCGAATCGCTGCTTCGCGCCACGGCGGACCAGACCAGTGCCGGCGCGTCCGAACTGCGTGCCCGTGTTCAGTCCACGCTGGACCGCGCCAAGCACAGCCTGGGTGAATTCCAGAGCGCCGCCGTGGAGCGCGCCAAGGCCGCCAGCAAGGCCACCGATGAGTATGTGCATGACAACCCCTGGCAGTCCATCGGCGTTGCTGCCGGTGTCGGCCTGCTGCTGGGCCTGCTGATCAGCGGCGGACGTCGCTGA
- a CDS encoding C25 family cysteine peptidase, with the protein MDKLVILHRGALRDKYGSAGLQKIEAALRQLITADKRRGVDTTLVPIDLASTMKPYGVAAVPPRADARALKVAIDALVQARAPHYLLLLGGPDLLPMVPLRNPAHGGELGDEDKVVPSDLPYACEAAYSLDPNRFLGPTRVVGRLPDLPGATKPDLLLQLIRASARAKPLPREAYLDSFGLSAEVWQASTRLSLTNTFGHADQLRLSPPDGPRWTKADLAPRMHFINCHGMEDMPEFYGQRDEDYPVAHRSALLHDRITAGTVVAAECCYGAQLFDPALADGQWPIALRYLADGATGFLGSTTVAYGPSEGNGSADLLCQYFLQRVLAGASMGRALLEARQKFAGERTHLDPMDLKTLGQFYLLGDPSLQPVGVTGHALSKTAAFRKAFAAVQDRGVRGLRRERLIREGQNLARSLPRLKPSEAPPAKAVLDAILPMLRESGLKLAACSRISYLIVGAPDDRRVHVYKGWVDRQLLALIATEQEGRLLHVRRMHAR; encoded by the coding sequence ATGGACAAGCTGGTCATCCTTCATCGCGGCGCGCTCCGCGACAAATACGGCAGCGCCGGGCTCCAGAAGATCGAGGCCGCGCTGCGCCAGCTGATCACCGCGGACAAGCGACGGGGCGTAGACACCACGCTGGTGCCGATCGACCTGGCATCGACGATGAAGCCCTACGGCGTCGCCGCGGTGCCGCCACGGGCCGACGCACGGGCATTGAAGGTCGCCATCGATGCGCTGGTGCAGGCGCGGGCGCCGCACTATTTGCTGCTGCTGGGCGGCCCCGACCTGCTGCCGATGGTGCCGCTGCGCAATCCGGCCCACGGCGGCGAGCTCGGTGATGAGGACAAGGTCGTGCCCAGCGATCTTCCCTATGCCTGCGAGGCGGCCTACAGCCTCGATCCCAACCGCTTCCTCGGCCCGACCCGGGTGGTGGGCCGCCTGCCCGATCTGCCGGGTGCGACGAAACCGGACCTGCTGCTGCAACTGATCCGGGCCTCTGCCCGCGCCAAGCCCTTGCCGCGCGAGGCCTACCTGGACAGCTTCGGGCTGTCCGCCGAGGTCTGGCAGGCCTCGACCCGACTCAGCCTGACCAACACCTTCGGCCATGCGGACCAGCTCCGGCTGTCGCCGCCGGACGGTCCGCGCTGGACGAAGGCGGATCTCGCGCCGCGCATGCACTTCATCAACTGTCACGGCATGGAGGACATGCCCGAGTTCTACGGCCAGCGCGACGAGGACTATCCGGTGGCCCATCGGTCCGCGCTGCTGCACGACCGCATCACCGCAGGCACGGTGGTGGCCGCGGAATGCTGCTACGGGGCGCAGCTGTTCGATCCGGCGCTGGCGGACGGCCAATGGCCCATCGCGCTGCGCTATCTGGCCGATGGCGCGACCGGCTTTCTCGGCAGCACCACGGTGGCCTACGGGCCGAGCGAGGGCAATGGATCGGCCGATCTGCTGTGCCAGTATTTCCTGCAGCGGGTCCTGGCGGGCGCCTCGATGGGGCGTGCCTTGCTGGAAGCCCGTCAAAAGTTCGCCGGTGAGCGCACCCATCTGGACCCGATGGACCTGAAAACACTGGGCCAGTTCTATCTGCTGGGCGATCCGTCCTTGCAGCCGGTGGGCGTGACCGGCCATGCCCTGAGCAAGACGGCGGCCTTCCGCAAGGCGTTCGCGGCGGTGCAGGATCGCGGCGTGCGGGGCCTGCGTCGCGAGCGCCTGATCCGCGAGGGCCAGAACCTGGCACGCTCCTTGCCCCGTCTGAAGCCCAGCGAGGCGCCGCCCGCCAAGGCGGTCCTCGATGCCATCCTGCCGATGCTGCGCGAATCCGGCCTGAAGCTGGCGGCGTGCAGCCGCATCAGTTACCTGATCGTCGGTGCGCCGGACGATCGGCGGGTGCATGTCTACAAAGGATGGGTCGATCGGCAGTTGCTGGCGCTGATCGCCACCGAACAGGAGGGACGACTTTTGCATGTGAGGCGCATGCATGCACGATGA
- a CDS encoding VOC family protein, whose translation MKPPPAGWPRLSSAIFYNRAALAIPWLCEAFGFEVQLRVDGEHGDIAHSQLVFGEALVMVSEGGEGRPQRFGVPLRSPQALGGANTQSVMIYVDDADAHCQRARQAGARIVHEPKVEDYGAGYWADKSYGALDLEGHLWWFVERVRG comes from the coding sequence ATGAAGCCCCCACCGGCCGGTTGGCCCCGACTGTCCAGCGCCATCTTCTACAACCGCGCGGCCCTGGCGATTCCATGGCTGTGCGAGGCCTTCGGCTTCGAGGTGCAATTGCGGGTGGACGGCGAGCACGGCGACATCGCCCACAGCCAGTTGGTGTTCGGTGAGGCGCTGGTCATGGTGAGCGAGGGCGGTGAGGGTCGACCCCAGCGCTTTGGCGTCCCGCTGCGCAGCCCGCAGGCCCTGGGCGGCGCCAACACCCAGAGCGTGATGATCTATGTCGACGATGCGGACGCCCATTGCCAACGGGCCCGCCAGGCCGGCGCCAGGATCGTCCATGAGCCCAAGGTCGAGGACTACGGCGCCGGCTACTGGGCCGACAAGAGCTACGGTGCGCTGGACCTGGAGGGGCACCTGTGGTGGTTTGTGGAGCGGGTGCGGGGTTGA
- a CDS encoding hydroxymethylglutaryl-CoA lyase: MTSLPTHVTLVDVGPRDGLQNEKELVSTADKASLVTRLQDAGLKEIEVTSFVSPKWVPQMADNTAVMAAIERRPGVRHSVLVPNMKGLEGALPTRPDEVVVFAAASEAFSQKNINCSIEESIERFAPVVAAAHEAGLKVRGALSCAVGCPYQGEVSADEVERVVRLLKAIGVDHLGVADTIGVGTPRQVQAAMARALKHYPLVEVSGHFHDTYGQALTNIYACLEMGIHTFDASVAGLGGCPYAKGATGNVATEDVVFMLNGLGIETGIDLDRLVDAGAFIADVLGRPPASRVARAVLAKRKG; this comes from the coding sequence ATGACTTCACTCCCCACCCATGTGACGCTGGTCGATGTCGGCCCGCGCGACGGTCTTCAGAACGAGAAGGAACTGGTCAGCACCGCGGACAAGGCCAGCCTCGTGACGCGCCTGCAGGACGCAGGCCTGAAGGAGATCGAGGTCACCAGCTTCGTCTCGCCGAAGTGGGTGCCGCAGATGGCGGACAACACGGCGGTGATGGCGGCGATCGAGCGTCGTCCCGGGGTGCGCCACAGCGTGCTGGTGCCCAACATGAAGGGCCTGGAGGGTGCGCTGCCGACGCGTCCGGACGAGGTGGTGGTCTTCGCGGCGGCTTCCGAGGCCTTCTCGCAGAAGAACATCAACTGTTCCATCGAGGAAAGCATCGAGCGCTTCGCCCCGGTGGTGGCGGCGGCGCACGAGGCCGGCCTGAAGGTGCGCGGCGCGCTCTCCTGTGCGGTGGGCTGCCCGTATCAGGGCGAGGTGTCGGCGGACGAGGTGGAGCGGGTGGTGCGTCTGCTCAAGGCCATCGGCGTCGATCACCTCGGTGTGGCCGACACCATCGGCGTCGGCACGCCGCGCCAGGTCCAGGCGGCGATGGCGCGGGCGCTGAAGCACTATCCGCTGGTTGAGGTCAGCGGCCACTTCCACGACACCTATGGCCAGGCGCTGACCAACATCTACGCCTGTCTGGAAATGGGCATCCACACCTTCGACGCGAGTGTGGCCGGCCTGGGCGGCTGCCCGTATGCCAAGGGCGCCACCGGCAATGTGGCGACCGAGGACGTGGTGTTCATGCTCAACGGCCTGGGCATCGAGACCGGCATCGACCTGGATCGCCTGGTGGATGCCGGGGCGTTCATCGCCGACGTGCTGGGCCGCCCGCCCGCCTCGCGGGTGGCGCGAGCGGTGTTGGCCAAGCGCAAGGGCTGA